The Streptomyces sp. CC0208 genome window below encodes:
- a CDS encoding LacI family DNA-binding transcriptional regulator encodes MDVARLAGVSQKTVSRVFNGERYVSAEVRERVLRAAEGVGYRLNGAARALASGRTRSIGVVTLGTALYGPASLLICIERAARDAGYALRVVNTLEGDPAGVAGAVESLLEQGVDGIVVSEPIDEGSVSLSVDIPVLVLGAPAAFGGPRAVAAGVGAESLARAATEHLLDLGHVTVHHLAGPQRWFAARDRLQGWRAALAAREREQPPVIEGDWSASSGYTAGHELAAAGDVTAVFAANDDMAVGLIRALLEAGLRVPHDVSVVGFDDIPVSAYVTPPLTTVRQPFDAVAREGLRLLVQAIEKPDAEPAPAGDPPVELVVRASTAPPPTGGGRPAPGSRDSAHAPPTTAD; translated from the coding sequence GTGGACGTGGCCCGGCTGGCCGGCGTCTCGCAGAAGACCGTCTCCCGGGTGTTCAACGGCGAGCGGTACGTGTCCGCCGAGGTGCGCGAGCGGGTGCTCCGGGCCGCGGAGGGCGTCGGTTACCGGCTGAACGGCGCCGCCCGGGCCCTGGCCTCGGGACGCACCCGTTCGATCGGTGTGGTCACCCTCGGCACCGCCCTGTACGGTCCCGCCTCCCTGCTCATCTGCATCGAGCGGGCCGCCCGGGACGCGGGATACGCGCTCCGGGTCGTCAACACGCTGGAAGGCGACCCGGCGGGTGTCGCCGGGGCCGTGGAGTCGCTCCTGGAACAGGGCGTGGACGGCATCGTCGTGTCCGAGCCCATCGATGAGGGCTCGGTGTCACTCAGTGTCGACATCCCGGTTCTGGTCCTCGGGGCACCCGCCGCCTTCGGCGGTCCACGTGCCGTGGCCGCGGGTGTCGGCGCCGAGTCACTGGCCCGGGCGGCCACCGAACACCTGCTGGACCTCGGACATGTGACGGTCCATCACCTCGCCGGGCCGCAGAGGTGGTTCGCGGCCCGGGACCGGCTCCAGGGCTGGCGGGCGGCGCTCGCGGCCCGCGAGCGCGAGCAGCCACCCGTCATCGAGGGCGACTGGTCGGCCTCGTCCGGCTACACGGCGGGCCACGAACTCGCCGCCGCCGGTGACGTCACCGCGGTGTTCGCCGCCAACGACGACATGGCCGTCGGCCTGATCCGCGCCCTCCTGGAAGCGGGCCTGCGGGTGCCGCACGACGTGAGTGTCGTCGGCTTCGACGACATCCCCGTCTCCGCGTATGTCACCCCACCGCTGACCACCGTCCGCCAGCCCTTCGACGCCGTGGCCCGCGAAGGGCTCCGGCTCCTGGTGCAGGCCATCGAGAAACCGGACGCCGAGCCGGCACCGGCGGGCGACCCACCGGTCGAGCTCGTCGTACGCGCCTCGACGGCACCCCCGCCGACGGGTGGGGGGCGCCCGGCCCCCGGTTCGCGCGACTCGGCGCACGCGCCCCCGACCACCGCCGACTGA
- a CDS encoding carbohydrate ABC transporter permease → MTTTLRQPPVAAKSPAAPVRHRPAARRRSTPLTIAMLVALAYFLLPLCWLLVASTKSTQDLFNSFGLWFSHTPQLLTNIEATFTQDDGVFVHWLLNTVLYAVVSALGAALLAAAAGYGFAKFRFRGDRFAFNLVLGAIMVPATALAIPTYLLFAKAGPVNTPWAIILPSLVNPFGLYLMRVYAADAVPDSLLEAARIDGAGEARIFFRIALRLLAPGLVTVLLFTLVATWNNYFLPLIMLNDPNLYPVTVGLSSWAAQAQNGGAGASSDMLPLVVTGSLISIVPLAIAFLVLQRYWQSGLATGSVKQ, encoded by the coding sequence ATGACGACCACCTTGCGGCAGCCACCGGTGGCCGCCAAGTCCCCGGCCGCACCCGTACGGCACCGGCCCGCCGCCCGGCGCCGCAGCACCCCGCTGACGATCGCCATGCTCGTGGCCCTGGCCTACTTCCTGCTCCCGCTGTGCTGGCTGCTGGTCGCCTCGACCAAGAGCACCCAGGACCTGTTCAACAGTTTCGGCCTGTGGTTCTCGCACACTCCGCAGCTGCTGACGAACATCGAGGCGACCTTCACCCAGGACGACGGCGTCTTCGTGCACTGGCTGCTCAACACCGTGCTGTACGCGGTCGTCAGCGCGCTCGGCGCCGCCCTGCTCGCGGCGGCCGCGGGGTACGGCTTCGCCAAGTTCCGCTTCCGCGGCGACCGGTTCGCCTTCAACCTCGTCCTCGGCGCCATCATGGTCCCGGCGACCGCCCTGGCGATCCCGACCTATCTGCTGTTCGCCAAGGCCGGCCCGGTCAACACGCCCTGGGCGATCATCCTGCCCTCGCTGGTCAACCCCTTCGGCCTCTACCTGATGCGGGTCTACGCGGCCGACGCCGTCCCGGACAGCCTCCTGGAGGCCGCCCGCATCGACGGCGCGGGGGAGGCCCGGATCTTCTTCCGGATCGCGCTCAGACTGCTGGCCCCCGGCCTGGTGACCGTCCTGCTGTTCACGCTGGTGGCGACCTGGAACAACTACTTCCTGCCGCTGATCATGCTGAACGACCCGAATCTGTACCCCGTCACGGTCGGGCTCTCGTCCTGGGCAGCCCAGGCGCAGAACGGCGGGGCCGGCGCCAGCAGCGACATGCTGCCGCTCGTCGTGACCGGCTCCCTGATCTCGATCGTGCCGCTCGCCATCGCCTTCCTCGTGCTCCAGCGCTACTGGCAGAGCGGCCTGGCGACCGGCAGCGTCAAGCAGTAA
- a CDS encoding sugar ABC transporter permease, translated as MTAVRSRRAGPLFVAPFLILFLLLFLAPLGYAAYLSLFQQRLVGGTVFVGLDNYVTALKDPLLLHGVGRVALFFLLQVPLMLLLALAFALALDSGLLRLARVIRLGIFVPYAVPSVVAALMWGYLYGPDFGPFAQLSRKLDLPAPDLLSGGWMLGSLSNIVTWEFVGYNMIILYAALRTIPHDLYEAAAMDGAGAWRIARSIKLPALRPALLLTLLFSVIGSFQLFNEPKLLMAIAPDVISSSYTANLYAYSLAFTGDQLNYAATVSFLLGLVIVIASYAVLLTANRRRSA; from the coding sequence ATGACCGCCGTTCGGTCAAGGAGGGCCGGGCCGCTGTTCGTGGCCCCCTTCCTGATCCTCTTCCTGCTGCTCTTCCTCGCTCCGCTCGGCTACGCCGCCTACCTCAGCCTCTTCCAGCAACGCCTGGTCGGCGGCACGGTCTTCGTCGGCCTCGACAACTACGTCACCGCCCTCAAGGACCCCCTGCTCCTGCACGGCGTCGGCCGCGTGGCTCTCTTCTTCCTCCTCCAGGTCCCGCTGATGCTGCTGCTGGCCCTGGCGTTCGCCCTCGCCCTCGACAGCGGCCTGCTGCGCCTCGCCCGCGTGATCCGGCTCGGCATCTTCGTGCCGTACGCCGTCCCGAGCGTGGTCGCCGCACTGATGTGGGGCTACCTCTACGGCCCCGACTTCGGCCCCTTCGCGCAGCTGAGCCGGAAACTGGACCTGCCGGCCCCGGACCTCCTGAGCGGCGGCTGGATGCTGGGCAGCCTGTCGAACATCGTGACCTGGGAGTTCGTCGGCTACAACATGATCATCCTGTACGCGGCGCTGCGGACCATCCCGCACGACCTGTACGAGGCGGCCGCCATGGACGGGGCGGGCGCCTGGCGGATCGCCCGGTCGATCAAACTGCCCGCGCTGCGCCCGGCGTTGCTCCTCACCCTGCTGTTCTCGGTGATCGGCAGCTTCCAGCTGTTCAACGAGCCCAAGCTGCTGATGGCCATCGCCCCGGACGTCATCAGCAGCTCCTACACCGCCAACCTCTACGCCTACTCCCTCGCGTTCACCGGCGACCAGCTCAACTACGCGGCGACGGTCTCCTTCCTCCTGGGACTGGTCATCGTCATCGCCTCCTACGCCGTCCTCCTGACCGCGAACCGCAGGAGGTCCGCATGA
- a CDS encoding beta-galactosidase translates to MAVLPDHVLFGAAYYHEYTPAYDPELRPDERLKTDLDLMAEANFTVIRVGESVWSTWEPENGRFDLDWLQPVLDGAHERGIGVVLGTPTYAVPPWLARQYPEITGERRTGERIGWGARQEVDFTHPAFRFHAERIIRKIVARYADHPAVIGWQVDNEPGLHLFHNHGVFQRFVDHLRDRYGDVETLNREWGLEYWSHRLSTWADLWTPDGNEQPQYDVAWREFQARQVTEFIGWQADIVREYAAPEHFVTTCISYTRQAVADDELSARLDIASGNPYYDMQDGLLLPDPTPDEHEQRWKTTGVWSMYQTADWMFSSRQEPFLVTETNANSIGFAWDNRPGYDGQWRQAAWAHVARGARMIEYWQWQTLRFGAETYWGGVLPHSGQPGRTYAELARLGAEFTKAGPLVAGLEPDADVTLVYSTPSKWLMQKHPPLATPDGNPDPTAYHRIFDPFYRGAFESGRQVRIVHARQLHEGMTPQETARRHPVLVVPALYIADDATLDRLAAYAHAGGHLVLGPRTGYADHEARARHEKAPGRLTEAAGVSYDEFSNLAHRIPVDSVGPLRLPEGATATRWADALTVADAEVLATYRHPHFGNWPAITTRRHGEGRVTCVGTVPDRALARGLAQWLAPAPRHGWQDLPDTVTATTGTAPGGQRVHIVHNWSWEPTRVGAPLDLTDVLNDAPVPAGAELELGAWDVRVLVTADN, encoded by the coding sequence ATGGCGGTCCTGCCCGACCACGTCCTGTTCGGTGCCGCGTACTACCACGAGTACACGCCCGCCTACGACCCCGAACTGCGGCCCGACGAACGGCTGAAGACCGACCTCGACCTCATGGCCGAGGCGAACTTCACCGTGATCCGCGTGGGTGAGTCGGTCTGGTCGACCTGGGAGCCCGAGAACGGCCGCTTCGACCTCGACTGGCTGCAGCCGGTCCTCGACGGCGCCCACGAGCGCGGCATCGGCGTCGTCCTCGGCACCCCGACCTACGCCGTACCGCCGTGGCTGGCCCGCCAGTACCCGGAGATCACGGGTGAACGGCGGACCGGCGAACGCATTGGCTGGGGCGCCCGGCAGGAGGTGGACTTCACCCACCCCGCGTTCCGCTTCCACGCCGAGCGGATCATCCGGAAGATCGTCGCCCGGTACGCGGACCACCCGGCGGTCATCGGCTGGCAGGTCGACAACGAACCGGGCCTGCACCTCTTCCACAACCACGGCGTCTTCCAGCGGTTCGTCGACCACCTGCGCGACCGGTACGGCGACGTCGAGACCCTCAACCGCGAGTGGGGGCTGGAGTACTGGTCGCACCGCCTGTCCACCTGGGCCGACCTGTGGACCCCGGACGGCAACGAACAGCCCCAGTACGACGTCGCCTGGCGGGAGTTCCAGGCCCGGCAGGTCACCGAGTTCATCGGCTGGCAGGCGGACATCGTCCGCGAGTACGCGGCCCCCGAGCACTTCGTCACCACCTGTATCTCCTACACCCGCCAGGCAGTCGCGGACGACGAGCTGTCCGCCCGGCTCGACATCGCCTCCGGCAACCCGTACTACGACATGCAGGACGGCCTCCTGCTGCCCGACCCCACACCCGACGAGCACGAACAGCGCTGGAAGACCACCGGTGTCTGGTCGATGTACCAGACCGCCGACTGGATGTTCTCCTCCCGCCAGGAGCCCTTCCTCGTCACCGAGACCAACGCGAACTCCATCGGCTTCGCCTGGGACAACCGGCCCGGCTACGACGGCCAGTGGCGCCAGGCCGCGTGGGCGCACGTGGCCCGGGGCGCGCGGATGATCGAGTACTGGCAGTGGCAGACCCTGCGCTTCGGCGCCGAGACCTACTGGGGCGGAGTCCTCCCGCACAGCGGACAGCCGGGCCGCACCTACGCCGAACTCGCCCGCCTGGGAGCCGAGTTCACGAAGGCCGGACCGCTCGTCGCCGGACTCGAACCGGACGCCGACGTCACGCTGGTCTACTCGACGCCCAGCAAGTGGCTGATGCAGAAGCACCCCCCGCTGGCCACTCCCGACGGCAACCCCGACCCGACCGCCTACCACCGCATCTTCGACCCCTTCTACCGCGGCGCCTTCGAGTCCGGACGTCAGGTGCGGATCGTGCACGCCCGGCAACTGCACGAGGGCATGACACCGCAGGAGACCGCCCGCCGCCACCCGGTGCTGGTCGTACCCGCGCTGTACATCGCCGACGACGCCACTCTCGACCGGCTCGCCGCCTACGCCCACGCCGGCGGCCACCTCGTCCTCGGCCCGCGCACCGGATACGCCGACCACGAGGCCCGCGCCCGGCACGAGAAGGCACCGGGACGCCTCACCGAGGCCGCGGGGGTCTCGTACGACGAATTCAGCAACCTCGCGCACCGCATCCCCGTGGACTCCGTGGGCCCCCTGAGGCTGCCGGAGGGCGCGACGGCGACCCGCTGGGCCGACGCCCTGACCGTCGCCGACGCCGAGGTGCTGGCCACTTACCGGCACCCGCACTTCGGGAACTGGCCCGCGATCACCACCCGTCGGCACGGCGAGGGCCGTGTCACCTGTGTCGGCACGGTCCCGGACCGCGCCCTCGCGCGAGGACTGGCGCAGTGGCTGGCACCGGCCCCCCGCCACGGCTGGCAGGACCTCCCGGACACGGTCACCGCGACGACCGGCACCGCTCCCGGCGGGCAGCGTGTGCACATCGTCCACAACTGGAGCTGGGAGCCGACCCGTGTCGGCGCTCCCCTTGACCTGACCGACGTCCTGAACGACGCCCCGGTCCCCGCCGGAGCCGAACTGGAGCTCGGCGCCTGGGACGTGCGCGTGCTCGTCACCGCGGACAACTGA
- a CDS encoding extracellular solute-binding protein: MPRDFVPTSAMSRRRFLAATGALSLGAALTACGGGDPGGSAGSTKPVGQADIDKAMKTPTQLTFWTWVPDIQQEVALFEQKYPAIKVKVVNAGQGITHYTKLRTALKAGSGAPDLAQIEYQAIPTFTITDSLLNLSPYGASALKDKFVDWTWGQVSGPDGEVWAIPQDTGPMGMLYRKDIFDKHGIEVPTTWDEFAEAARKLHKAGPDVYLTNLAANEPAAWHGLLWQAGAKPYATSGKSTLTVDVDDAVSGKLADYWSGLAKEGVISTDPDFVDAWYAGFNKGKYATWLTAAWGPAFLSGSAKSTAGNWRAAPLPQWDAAKPASGNWGGSTTAAMRSTKNPVAAARFAQFLNSDPASAKMFATKQFFFPATKSLLADPSFTGEAPAFYGGQKVNQVFADIGDTVSPSFQWPPFLDQAATDWTETVGKSLADKSDTAAALGQWQSRLTTYAKKQGFTVKGA; this comes from the coding sequence ATGCCCAGAGACTTCGTACCCACGTCCGCCATGAGCCGTCGGCGGTTCCTCGCCGCGACCGGAGCCCTCTCCCTCGGCGCCGCGCTCACCGCCTGCGGTGGCGGCGACCCGGGCGGCTCCGCCGGCTCCACGAAGCCGGTCGGCCAGGCCGACATCGACAAGGCGATGAAGACGCCGACCCAGCTGACCTTCTGGACCTGGGTCCCGGACATCCAGCAGGAGGTGGCCCTCTTCGAGCAGAAGTACCCGGCGATCAAGGTCAAGGTCGTCAACGCGGGCCAGGGCATCACGCACTACACCAAGCTGCGCACCGCGCTGAAGGCCGGCAGCGGCGCCCCGGACCTGGCGCAGATCGAGTACCAGGCCATCCCCACCTTCACCATCACCGACAGCCTGCTGAACCTGAGCCCGTACGGCGCCTCCGCGCTCAAGGACAAGTTCGTCGACTGGACCTGGGGACAGGTCAGCGGCCCCGACGGCGAGGTCTGGGCGATCCCCCAGGACACCGGCCCGATGGGGATGCTCTACCGCAAGGACATCTTCGACAAGCACGGCATCGAAGTCCCCACGACCTGGGACGAGTTCGCCGAGGCGGCCCGCAAGCTCCACAAGGCCGGCCCCGATGTCTACCTCACCAACCTCGCGGCCAACGAACCCGCCGCCTGGCACGGTCTGTTGTGGCAGGCGGGCGCCAAGCCGTACGCCACCTCCGGCAAGAGCACCCTGACCGTCGACGTCGACGACGCGGTCTCCGGGAAGCTCGCCGACTACTGGAGCGGACTCGCGAAGGAGGGCGTCATCAGCACCGACCCCGACTTCGTCGACGCCTGGTACGCGGGCTTCAACAAGGGCAAGTACGCCACCTGGCTCACCGCCGCCTGGGGCCCCGCCTTCCTGTCCGGCTCGGCCAAGTCCACCGCGGGCAACTGGCGCGCGGCCCCGCTCCCGCAGTGGGACGCCGCCAAGCCCGCCTCCGGTAACTGGGGCGGCTCCACCACCGCGGCCATGCGCTCCACCAAGAACCCCGTCGCGGCGGCCCGGTTCGCCCAGTTCCTCAACAGCGACCCGGCGAGCGCCAAGATGTTCGCCACCAAGCAGTTCTTCTTCCCGGCCACCAAGTCCCTCCTCGCGGACCCGAGTTTCACCGGTGAGGCCCCCGCCTTCTACGGCGGTCAGAAGGTCAACCAGGTCTTCGCCGACATCGGCGACACCGTCTCGCCCTCCTTCCAGTGGCCGCCGTTCCTCGACCAGGCGGCCACCGACTGGACCGAGACCGTCGGCAAGTCCCTCGCCGACAAGTCCGACACCGCCGCCGCGCTCGGCCAGTGGCAGTCGCGCCTGACGACGTACGCCAAGAAGCAGGGCTTCACCGTCAAGGGGGCCTGA